A stretch of Alkalicella caledoniensis DNA encodes these proteins:
- a CDS encoding DUF6920 family protein codes for MLKIENIRGGILKPWLIIIIAIVILIIIVFSVGKRQMSKRIDTEIGNLIKDIETFDRKITHQDLEELPEPVQKWLEKVGVVGKEHIQSVHFMQTGKMRLNPDQSWMVPQAEQYVNVQNPGYLWHVDLPMMPILNTKGKDLFFEGNGQMEVRIGHLIPVVNEKSNYKLNESSLGRFLLELPLYPTASLNDYISWEDIDKNSAKAIMKYKGLESSATLLFDDSGSILSIEAMRFKDTDENAKRLKCVGTIVEQKEFEGFIVPTKIDISWQLEEGEFTWFQVEIYDVKFNIH; via the coding sequence ATGTTAAAAATAGAGAATATAAGAGGGGGCATACTAAAGCCCTGGCTGATTATTATAATAGCTATTGTGATACTAATAATCATAGTTTTTAGTGTGGGTAAAAGGCAGATGAGTAAAAGGATCGATACAGAAATAGGGAATTTAATTAAGGATATCGAAACATTTGATAGAAAAATAACTCATCAGGATCTTGAAGAACTCCCAGAACCAGTACAAAAATGGTTAGAGAAAGTGGGAGTGGTAGGGAAAGAACATATACAAAGTGTCCATTTTATGCAGACAGGAAAAATGAGACTAAACCCAGATCAAAGCTGGATGGTGCCTCAAGCTGAGCAATATGTGAATGTACAAAATCCAGGCTATTTGTGGCATGTGGATCTTCCCATGATGCCTATATTGAATACAAAGGGAAAGGATCTATTCTTTGAGGGTAACGGTCAAATGGAGGTAAGAATAGGTCACCTAATACCAGTAGTAAATGAAAAATCCAATTATAAATTGAATGAATCTTCCCTTGGTCGTTTTTTACTAGAACTCCCTCTATATCCTACTGCATCCTTAAATGATTATATTAGCTGGGAAGACATAGATAAAAATAGCGCAAAAGCTATTATGAAATATAAAGGGTTAGAGTCATCAGCAACTTTGTTATTTGATGACTCAGGTAGTATATTGAGTATAGAAGCTATGAGATTTAAGGATACAGATGAAAATGCCAAAAGGTTAAAATGTGTGGGTACAATAGTAGAACAAAAAGAATTTGAAGGATTTATCGTGCCAACTAAAATTGATATATCATGGCAGTTAGAAGAAGGAGAATTCACTTGGTTTCAGGTTGAGATATATGACGTAAAATTTAACATTCATTAA
- a CDS encoding gluconokinase — protein sequence MPQYYIGIDIGTTSTKSIVFNKDGHIISKASREYPIISTMPSFREQDPEEILEAVIHTLKESIRVGNINPNDISFVSFSSMMHSVIAVDKEGKPLTNCIIWADNRSVTYAEEFKKNGQGLEIYKRTGTPTHPMSPLYKLMWLRDNQPEIYKNAYKFISIKEYVFYSFFGDYIVDYSIASATGMFNIFDLKWDKEVLGLLGINETKLSKTVSTTYSLKNINGELCSQTGLNQNTTFVVGASDGCLANLGSNAIQKGVAAATIGTSGAVRVAFDQPVTDPEGRVFCYVLTEDKYIVGGPINNGGIIYRWFRDNFGELEVKRAMEMDSDSYSLLNEYIDNTQPGSNGLVFLPFLAGERAPYWNANLRGAYIGISDAHKKEHFTRALIEGICYDMNDILEAVKELVVEVESIYANGGFTRSEEWVQTLCDVMDTKVIVHENYESPCLGAVMLGMLATGLVEHLEECQDMVKDFNVYNVRKENALLYQRLFKIYKKAIANLTPLLESLAEFQNK from the coding sequence ATGCCGCAATATTATATAGGAATTGATATAGGAACAACAAGCACCAAATCCATAGTATTTAATAAAGATGGGCACATAATTTCCAAAGCCTCACGGGAGTATCCTATTATTTCTACAATGCCCTCTTTTAGGGAACAAGATCCTGAAGAAATATTAGAAGCTGTAATACATACTCTAAAAGAAAGCATAAGGGTCGGTAATATTAATCCAAACGATATTTCTTTTGTGTCTTTCAGTAGCATGATGCACAGTGTTATTGCTGTTGATAAAGAAGGAAAACCCCTTACAAATTGCATTATCTGGGCTGATAATAGAAGTGTTACTTACGCTGAAGAGTTTAAAAAAAACGGTCAAGGCCTAGAGATATATAAAAGAACAGGAACACCAACCCACCCTATGTCACCCCTTTACAAATTAATGTGGCTGAGGGATAACCAACCAGAAATTTATAAAAATGCATATAAGTTTATTTCAATAAAGGAGTACGTGTTTTATAGCTTTTTTGGTGATTATATAGTTGACTACTCCATAGCTTCAGCCACTGGCATGTTCAACATATTTGACCTGAAGTGGGATAAAGAAGTACTTGGTTTACTTGGAATAAATGAAACAAAGTTATCAAAGACCGTATCCACTACTTACTCATTAAAAAACATTAATGGCGAGCTATGTAGTCAAACTGGCCTTAATCAAAATACTACCTTTGTGGTAGGAGCAAGTGATGGTTGCCTTGCAAACCTTGGCTCAAATGCCATACAAAAAGGAGTTGCTGCTGCCACCATAGGAACAAGTGGAGCAGTAAGAGTAGCCTTTGACCAGCCTGTGACTGATCCTGAGGGAAGAGTATTTTGCTATGTGCTAACAGAAGATAAGTACATAGTAGGAGGTCCTATCAACAACGGTGGAATAATATACAGGTGGTTTAGAGATAACTTCGGGGAGCTGGAAGTGAAAAGAGCCATGGAAATGGACAGTGATAGTTACTCACTTCTAAACGAATACATTGATAACACCCAACCTGGAAGTAATGGTCTTGTTTTCCTCCCGTTTTTGGCAGGAGAAAGGGCTCCCTACTGGAACGCTAACTTAAGGGGGGCATACATAGGTATATCCGATGCACATAAAAAAGAGCATTTTACAAGAGCTTTGATAGAGGGTATTTGCTATGACATGAATGATATCCTTGAAGCAGTTAAAGAATTAGTGGTAGAAGTTGAATCCATTTATGCCAACGGAGGCTTTACAAGATCTGAGGAGTGGGTCCAAACTTTATGCGATGTCATGGACACCAAGGTAATAGTTCATGAAAACTACGAAAGTCCTTGTTTAGGAGCAGTTATGCTGGGGATGTTGGCAACAGGACTAGTAGAACACCTTGAGGAATGTCAAGATATGGTCAAAGATTTCAATGTTTATAATGTAAGAAAAGAAAACGCATTGCTATACCAAAGACTATTTAAGATTTATAAGAAGGCCATAGCTAATCTAACTCCACTATTGGAAAGCCTAGCTGAATTTCAAAACAAATAA
- a CDS encoding Rdx family protein — protein MKKLSIEYCTAUGYLSKAVGLAERLLSANKKSISSLTLITSSGGVFEVKVESELVFSKKELERFPNENEVETLVKERL, from the coding sequence ATGAAAAAACTTTCTATAGAGTACTGTACTGCATGAGGTTACTTAAGTAAGGCAGTTGGCCTTGCAGAGAGATTACTAAGTGCAAACAAAAAATCGATATCTTCTTTAACCCTGATCACTTCATCAGGTGGTGTTTTCGAAGTGAAGGTGGAGTCTGAATTAGTATTTTCTAAAAAAGAGTTAGAACGTTTCCCCAATGAGAACGAGGTAGAAACCTTAGTTAAAGAAAGATTGTAG
- a CDS encoding epoxyqueuosine reductase, translating to MEKKIKKLIIDFVRDYPKEKELRSMWQEPLVKFSDAEDEMYLKLKEVVSPTHALPKELLPGAKTVIAYFIPFKEYIIQSNIEGKLSSWGWAEAYAETNSLINSLNTHINKELEKLNYRSNILPATHNFDEDILLSDWSHRHVAYISGLGKFGLNNMLITEKGCCGRLGSIVTNLNIEPSTRNNEEYCLYKTSGTCKNCVKQCVNDALKDQFFDRFKCYDMLLENAEIHKEVGLADACGKCCVNLPCSTKVPIRSGF from the coding sequence TTGGAGAAGAAAATAAAAAAACTAATTATCGATTTCGTAAGAGATTATCCTAAAGAAAAAGAGTTAAGAAGTATGTGGCAAGAACCTCTAGTAAAATTTTCTGATGCTGAAGATGAAATGTATCTAAAACTGAAAGAGGTAGTGAGTCCAACCCATGCACTACCAAAAGAATTATTACCCGGTGCCAAAACAGTAATAGCTTACTTTATACCATTTAAAGAATACATTATCCAATCAAACATAGAAGGTAAGCTTAGTTCGTGGGGGTGGGCTGAAGCATACGCAGAAACAAACTCACTAATCAATAGCCTTAATACTCATATAAACAAAGAGTTAGAGAAACTAAACTATAGATCTAATATACTGCCAGCGACACATAACTTTGATGAAGATATCCTTTTAAGTGACTGGTCCCATAGGCATGTGGCATATATCTCAGGTCTAGGCAAATTCGGACTCAACAATATGTTAATTACTGAAAAAGGATGCTGTGGAAGATTAGGCAGCATTGTGACTAACTTAAATATCGAACCTTCAACTAGAAATAATGAAGAGTACTGTCTTTATAAAACAAGTGGGACATGTAAAAACTGTGTGAAACAATGTGTCAACGACGCCCTTAAAGATCAGTTTTTTGATAGATTTAAGTGCTATGATATGCTACTTGAAAATGCTGAAATACATAAAGAAGTAGGACTTGCAGACGCATGTGGCAAGTGTTGTGTAAATTTACCTTGTTCAACTAAGGTTCCCATTAGGAGTGGGTTCTAA
- a CDS encoding class D sortase, with amino-acid sequence MKRISSILIIVGILIACYPFARDTYRGYWELKLLKQWEEGSVGQQFREMNDVLNTGEQIPSEDDATVYNPSIQEGTMGIIQIPKIDVLLPILPGASNSNLNKGAGHLTETNELGEIGNSAVAAHRSHTYGRFFNRLDELEVGDKIIIKTYSGEFIYTVYDKKIVVPTDLSVLKSTKEERILTLITCTPLYRSTHRLIIHAKVI; translated from the coding sequence ATGAAAAGAATAAGCAGTATTCTAATCATAGTAGGGATACTTATCGCTTGCTACCCATTTGCACGAGATACTTACAGAGGTTATTGGGAGCTAAAGTTGCTGAAACAGTGGGAAGAAGGTTCTGTGGGTCAGCAGTTTAGGGAAATGAACGATGTATTAAATACAGGGGAACAGATTCCATCAGAGGATGACGCAACTGTCTACAATCCCAGCATACAAGAAGGGACAATGGGTATAATTCAAATTCCTAAGATAGATGTTCTTTTGCCAATTTTACCTGGTGCAAGCAATAGCAACTTGAATAAAGGTGCAGGACATCTTACTGAAACTAATGAACTTGGGGAAATAGGTAATAGTGCCGTAGCTGCACATAGATCCCATACCTATGGGCGCTTTTTTAATAGATTAGATGAACTAGAGGTAGGTGACAAAATTATAATAAAAACATATAGTGGTGAATTTATATACACTGTATATGATAAAAAAATTGTTGTACCTACTGATTTATCAGTTTTAAAAAGTACTAAAGAAGAAAGAATACTAACACTAATTACATGTACTCCTCTATATAGATCTACACATAGACTAATTATCCATGCAAAGGTTATTTGA
- the gndA gene encoding NADP-dependent phosphogluconate dehydrogenase, with the protein MTKQQIGVIGVSVMGKNLALNIESKGFSVAAFDIFTEKTEDLLSESKGKNIIGTYSIEDFVNSLETPRKILIMIKAGKYVDDTIEQLRPYLSKGDILIEGGNSFFEDTIRRNRELEAEGIRFIGAGVSGGEEGARNGPAIMPGGQKDAYSLVEPILVSIAAQVDGEPCCTYIGSDGAGHYVKMVHNGIEYGDMQLICEAFSLLKNVLGLSVKELHEVFAQWNKGELDSYLIDITQDIFTKYDPETGKPMIDIILDRAGQKGTGAWTSKNALDLGIATPTITQAVFARCISAIKDERITASKLLKGPSVVSYKGDKGELIEAIRKALYASKICSYAQGFAILKGASEEYKWDLNYGSLAMIFRGGCIIRAQFLNKIKEAYDNNPELPNLMLDPYFKNILESYQEALREVICVGVKHGIPTPALSSALAYFDSYRSEILPANLLQAQRDYFGAHTFERVDKEGTFHYKWF; encoded by the coding sequence ATGACAAAACAGCAAATAGGTGTAATAGGAGTTTCAGTAATGGGTAAGAATCTAGCATTAAATATTGAAAGCAAAGGATTTAGTGTTGCTGCTTTTGATATTTTTACAGAAAAAACAGAAGATCTTTTAAGTGAGTCAAAGGGTAAAAATATCATAGGTACATATTCCATTGAGGATTTTGTCAATTCCTTGGAAACACCGAGAAAAATACTCATTATGATAAAAGCAGGAAAATATGTGGATGATACCATAGAACAACTTAGACCCTATTTATCTAAGGGAGATATACTAATTGAAGGTGGAAACTCTTTCTTTGAAGATACCATAAGAAGAAATAGAGAATTGGAAGCAGAAGGAATAAGATTTATCGGAGCGGGAGTATCAGGTGGTGAAGAAGGTGCCCGTAACGGCCCTGCAATCATGCCTGGTGGTCAAAAAGATGCGTACTCTTTGGTAGAACCTATACTTGTTTCCATAGCTGCGCAGGTTGATGGAGAACCATGCTGTACTTATATTGGATCAGATGGTGCAGGACATTATGTGAAAATGGTACATAACGGAATAGAATACGGCGACATGCAACTAATATGTGAGGCATTCTCCCTACTTAAGAATGTTTTAGGGTTATCTGTAAAAGAATTACATGAAGTTTTTGCTCAGTGGAACAAAGGAGAACTGGATAGTTATCTAATAGATATTACCCAGGACATATTTACAAAATATGATCCCGAAACAGGAAAACCCATGATTGATATAATTCTAGACAGAGCTGGTCAGAAGGGGACCGGTGCATGGACTAGTAAAAATGCACTAGACCTAGGTATTGCAACACCTACTATTACACAAGCAGTTTTCGCCCGCTGTATTTCAGCTATTAAAGATGAAAGAATAACGGCAAGTAAGTTATTAAAAGGTCCTTCTGTAGTCTCATATAAAGGAGATAAAGGGGAACTCATAGAAGCAATAAGGAAAGCCCTTTATGCCAGCAAGATATGTTCATATGCTCAGGGCTTTGCAATTCTTAAGGGCGCTTCAGAAGAATACAAATGGGACTTAAACTATGGTAGTTTAGCTATGATATTTAGGGGTGGTTGCATAATCAGAGCACAATTCCTAAACAAAATAAAAGAAGCATATGATAACAACCCAGAGCTTCCTAATCTTATGCTAGATCCATACTTCAAGAACATCCTTGAAAGCTATCAGGAGGCCTTGAGGGAAGTTATCTGTGTAGGAGTAAAACACGGTATCCCAACACCAGCACTATCAAGTGCCTTAGCATACTTCGATAGTTACAGAAGTGAAATACTACCAGCTAATTTATTGCAAGCTCAAAGGGATTACTTCGGTGCTCATACTTTCGAGAGGGTAGACAAAGAAGGAACCTTTCATTACAAATGGTTTTAA
- a CDS encoding RNA polymerase sigma factor, translating to MEYQKLFEQITDEFSSKILNWAIKKTGSRSDGEDLAQEVFLQVFIAANKEQKVDKLENFIWKVAHFVWCNNLRKLSKNRDLTSLSDSVWDGLDFVDDFVNKEAMEFELGRVYKKIADLSYTQREAMILHYLDGLSISEVSKKLRTSESAIKWHLFDARKKMRGELETMKTDNSYVYRPGRLVLGLSGIPGPNPDIRKINDSLVRQNICLLCYRKAKTIDEISELTGIPKPYLEYDLNWLVKQEFLVLDGRKYTTIIPIIGKKHRQDIGDLYLSTRATYIDKVISHFINSEDKIRSLGFYGSDLEFGKLMWPIIMMFLSYFSRNSKVAISLKTMDDRAIRPDGGRYYVVGNDLSDSQDLNPNGYFTPKDWKDFYGICSDSCATDSAYESYYWLGVYNFKGVEYHPDIVNCSKGDQKVWHRLLCSLTESSFDPNRLTSCEKEKLAIAIQRGLVKKSGNDYKLNSIVMTKEQLTKLQEEIFRPLLESIEPVTQELTSFISNLHSKNMPQVTRGCIDYFTYLDLWYFGIYTYIFAAEGGHLCISQTPKEGAATNLVIVK from the coding sequence ATGGAGTATCAGAAGTTGTTTGAGCAAATAACAGATGAGTTTTCAAGTAAAATACTCAATTGGGCAATTAAAAAAACTGGAAGCCGTTCCGACGGTGAAGATTTAGCTCAGGAAGTTTTTTTGCAGGTTTTTATTGCTGCCAATAAAGAACAGAAAGTTGATAAGCTAGAGAACTTCATTTGGAAGGTTGCTCACTTTGTTTGGTGTAATAACCTCAGAAAGCTATCAAAGAATCGTGATCTTACTTCTCTCAGTGATTCAGTGTGGGACGGTTTAGATTTTGTTGATGATTTCGTTAATAAAGAAGCAATGGAGTTTGAATTGGGACGCGTGTATAAAAAAATCGCTGATTTAAGTTATACCCAAAGGGAGGCCATGATACTTCATTATCTTGATGGCTTATCTATTTCTGAGGTATCTAAAAAGCTTAGAACTTCCGAAAGCGCCATAAAGTGGCACCTTTTTGATGCTAGAAAAAAGATGCGAGGAGAGCTTGAAACTATGAAAACTGATAATTCTTATGTGTACCGACCCGGAAGACTAGTACTAGGTCTGTCTGGTATCCCTGGACCTAATCCTGATATCAGAAAGATCAATGACAGTCTTGTAAGACAAAACATCTGTCTTCTCTGTTATAGGAAAGCTAAAACCATTGATGAAATTTCTGAGTTGACTGGTATTCCAAAACCTTATCTAGAGTATGATCTCAACTGGCTTGTAAAACAAGAGTTCTTAGTCTTGGACGGCAGGAAGTATACTACCATAATTCCTATCATTGGCAAAAAGCATAGGCAAGATATAGGAGATTTGTATCTTAGCACAAGAGCTACTTATATTGACAAGGTTATATCCCACTTCATAAATAGTGAAGATAAAATCAGGAGCTTAGGTTTTTACGGTTCTGATTTGGAATTTGGCAAATTGATGTGGCCTATTATAATGATGTTTTTAAGCTATTTTAGTAGAAACTCTAAAGTTGCGATCAGTCTTAAAACTATGGATGATAGGGCCATCCGCCCTGATGGTGGAAGGTACTACGTGGTTGGCAATGATTTATCGGATAGCCAAGATCTAAACCCCAATGGATATTTCACACCAAAGGATTGGAAGGATTTTTATGGAATTTGTTCTGATAGTTGTGCCACAGATAGTGCATATGAGTCTTACTATTGGCTAGGGGTATATAACTTCAAGGGTGTAGAATACCATCCTGATATAGTAAATTGTAGTAAAGGTGACCAAAAGGTATGGCATAGGCTCCTGTGCTCTCTTACCGAATCCTCTTTTGATCCGAATAGGCTCACTTCATGTGAAAAAGAAAAGCTAGCAATTGCTATACAGAGGGGCTTAGTAAAGAAAAGTGGTAATGATTATAAGCTGAACTCTATTGTTATGACTAAGGAGCAATTGACTAAACTTCAAGAAGAAATCTTTAGACCTTTACTTGAGAGCATAGAGCCTGTAACACAAGAGTTGACTAGTTTTATTTCAAATTTGCACAGTAAAAATATGCCTCAAGTTACCAGAGGCTGTATAGATTATTTCACTTACCTTGACTTATGGTATTTTGGCATTTATACCTATATTTTCGCAGCTGAAGGTGGGCACCTATGTATATCTCAAACGCCTAAAGAAGGTGCTGCTACAAATCTAGTTATAGTTAAATAG
- a CDS encoding VOC family protein produces the protein MINGVNHITFAVTNLEVSLHFYVNLLGLQLIGRWNKGAYLLAGDQWIALNVDEARVKEPTKDYTHIAFNILPKDYTILKEKLEDAGIQAFKENKSEGESFYFLDPDGHKLELHYNTIDDRLKWLRENDPAFKLVYSTL, from the coding sequence ATGATTAACGGAGTAAATCATATAACGTTTGCAGTAACTAACTTGGAGGTTTCTTTACACTTCTACGTTAATCTCTTAGGTTTACAATTAATTGGTAGATGGAATAAGGGGGCATATCTTTTAGCAGGTGACCAGTGGATAGCTTTAAACGTAGATGAAGCAAGGGTTAAGGAGCCTACTAAAGACTATACTCATATTGCATTTAACATTTTGCCCAAAGATTACACTATCCTTAAGGAAAAATTAGAAGATGCGGGGATACAGGCATTTAAAGAAAACAAATCAGAGGGAGAATCTTTTTACTTTCTTGATCCAGATGGACATAAATTAGAGCTGCATTATAATACAATAGATGACCGTCTAAAATGGTTAAGGGAAAATGATCCAGCTTTCAAACTAGTGTATTCAACACTTTAA
- a CDS encoding PadR family transcriptional regulator has product MDKVKKDTLLDGLIQELRRGTIVLSVMSQLNKPQYGYSLVVCLKEKGIEVDSGTLYPLLRRLESQGLLESSWDVESSKPRKYYQLNKCGEEVYDKLRHHWYKMTEKMNELLE; this is encoded by the coding sequence GTGGATAAAGTCAAAAAAGATACACTACTTGATGGTCTTATTCAAGAACTAAGGAGAGGCACTATAGTTTTAAGTGTCATGAGTCAGTTAAATAAACCTCAATACGGTTATTCTTTAGTAGTGTGTTTAAAGGAAAAAGGAATAGAAGTTGATTCTGGCACATTATATCCACTTCTTCGAAGGCTTGAAAGCCAAGGGTTATTAGAAAGTAGTTGGGATGTGGAAAGCTCCAAACCTAGGAAATACTATCAGCTAAATAAATGTGGTGAAGAAGTGTATGACAAACTAAGACATCACTGGTATAAAATGACCGAGAAAATGAATGAATTACTGGAATAA
- a CDS encoding thioredoxin translates to MSVLSLEKQLLELKEAIQQTNKGVVLEGKLIHIVFISFGEPESRAYVCSGVSNTFEESWNKALVLAEKKIKNNKLNPKWFKTDIVTQIKEFSMRDFKNYIAGIKINYFREGIAFDSNFKLSFLEQEVNANGFIYENKQYNLKNLVWKNINFYIKYNLGLKLLLDNDVVPKVYTFKTAGMFHDGSTYFKLGYDWLDNGRRYVENLDISLVKFIIEKSSEFLASQVGEDGQFRYGYFPCFDKEINHYNILRHASTTYSMIEAYEITKSHSLQKAITRALSFLVNEGVKYIEDNEGQKCGFVIEKTDNNSIKLGANAAAVLALSKYTEVFSDYKYMETLEKLSQGIAYFQNEDGSFVHVLNYPDLSIREKHRIIYYDGEAAFSLMRLYSIDKNKKWLDMVEKAFEYFIQNKYWRYNDHWLSCCSYELFLHKPLHKYLEFNLKNVEGILDFCLARETTFPTLLELLMASNKLIDKCRKDNIHREVIAGFDLKKLETATIHRAKHQLNGLMFPEVAMYFKVPKNILWGFYIRHHSFRVRIDDIEHNLSGYCNYYQRIRGV, encoded by the coding sequence ATGAGTGTCCTCAGCTTAGAAAAACAATTATTAGAGTTAAAAGAAGCGATTCAACAGACAAATAAAGGAGTGGTGCTAGAGGGTAAATTGATTCATATTGTATTCATCTCCTTTGGTGAACCAGAATCAAGGGCCTATGTATGTAGCGGTGTAAGTAACACTTTTGAGGAAAGCTGGAATAAAGCTTTAGTATTAGCAGAAAAGAAAATAAAAAATAACAAATTAAACCCTAAATGGTTTAAAACAGATATAGTAACACAAATTAAGGAATTTAGCATGAGAGATTTCAAAAATTATATAGCAGGTATAAAAATAAATTATTTCAGAGAAGGGATTGCTTTTGACAGTAATTTTAAACTATCTTTTCTGGAGCAAGAAGTTAATGCAAATGGATTTATCTACGAAAACAAGCAATATAATCTAAAAAACTTAGTGTGGAAAAATATAAATTTCTACATAAAATATAACCTAGGATTGAAGCTTTTACTAGACAACGATGTGGTACCAAAAGTATATACATTTAAAACAGCGGGAATGTTCCATGATGGCAGTACTTATTTCAAACTAGGATATGACTGGTTGGACAATGGTAGAAGGTATGTAGAAAACCTAGACATTAGCTTAGTTAAGTTTATTATCGAAAAATCTTCAGAATTCCTTGCAAGTCAAGTTGGGGAGGATGGTCAGTTCCGATATGGGTACTTCCCGTGTTTTGATAAAGAAATCAATCATTATAATATCCTTAGGCATGCCAGTACAACATACTCTATGATTGAAGCCTACGAGATTACCAAATCCCATAGTCTACAAAAGGCTATAACTAGAGCTCTGAGTTTTTTAGTGAATGAAGGTGTTAAGTACATCGAAGATAATGAAGGGCAGAAGTGTGGGTTTGTTATCGAGAAAACCGATAATAATTCAATAAAACTTGGTGCAAACGCTGCAGCGGTGTTAGCCCTATCTAAGTACACCGAGGTTTTTTCAGATTATAAATATATGGAAACATTAGAGAAGTTGTCACAGGGGATAGCCTACTTTCAAAATGAAGACGGTTCTTTTGTTCATGTATTAAACTATCCTGATCTTTCCATACGAGAAAAACATAGAATAATCTATTATGACGGTGAGGCTGCTTTTTCCCTTATGCGATTATATTCAATAGACAAAAATAAAAAATGGTTAGATATGGTGGAGAAAGCATTTGAATACTTTATACAAAATAAATATTGGCGTTATAACGACCATTGGTTAAGCTGCTGTTCATATGAACTATTCCTTCACAAACCACTTCATAAGTACCTAGAATTTAACTTGAAAAATGTAGAAGGTATTTTAGATTTTTGCCTTGCCAGAGAGACTACTTTTCCAACACTTTTAGAGTTGCTTATGGCAAGTAATAAGTTGATAGATAAGTGTAGAAAAGATAATATCCATAGGGAAGTAATTGCTGGCTTTGACTTAAAAAAATTGGAAACAGCTACAATACACAGAGCAAAACACCAACTCAACGGACTTATGTTTCCAGAAGTAGCTATGTATTTTAAAGTTCCTAAGAATATTCTATGGGGGTTTTATATCCGCCATCATTCCTTCAGGGTAAGAATAGATGATATCGAACATAACCTTTCCGGATACTGTAATTACTATCAAAGGATAAGGGGTGTTTGA
- a CDS encoding NUDIX hydrolase has translation MKYITQIKEFAPRNNQEIEDKEVILKYIEQFPNNVLLTDNQIAHITSSGFIMNKDLTKVLMIHHNILNKWAWTGGHADGDENLLEVAIKEAKEETGINNVMALTEKIMSLDILYVPGHIKNNKYVNTHLHLSIAYVLIACEDENISVNEAENSGVKWIEIEKFNEENFNKYDSYMYDKLIERSKTKVKR, from the coding sequence ATGAAATATATTACTCAAATTAAAGAATTTGCTCCCAGGAATAATCAGGAAATCGAAGATAAAGAAGTAATCCTTAAATACATCGAACAGTTTCCCAATAATGTATTATTAACGGATAACCAAATTGCCCATATCACAAGTTCAGGATTTATTATGAACAAAGATCTAACAAAAGTACTTATGATCCATCATAATATACTTAATAAGTGGGCATGGACTGGGGGGCATGCAGATGGTGATGAAAACCTATTAGAGGTTGCTATAAAAGAAGCAAAAGAAGAAACAGGTATAAATAATGTAATGGCCCTTACTGAAAAAATAATGTCCCTTGATATTTTGTATGTACCTGGACACATCAAGAATAATAAGTACGTAAATACACATCTCCACCTATCCATAGCATACGTCTTAATTGCCTGCGAGGATGAAAATATCAGTGTAAACGAAGCTGAAAACAGTGGAGTTAAATGGATTGAAATTGAAAAGTTTAACGAAGAGAATTTTAATAAATATGATTCCTATATGTACGATAAGTTGATAGAAAGATCAAAAACTAAGGTAAAAAGATAA